In the Sarcophilus harrisii chromosome 3, mSarHar1.11, whole genome shotgun sequence genome, one interval contains:
- the LOC100926824 gene encoding LOW QUALITY PROTEIN: olfactory receptor 14C36-like (The sequence of the model RefSeq protein was modified relative to this genomic sequence to represent the inferred CDS: inserted 1 base in 1 codon) — MSNLNNSITGFLLMEFSDIRELQILYSLLFFFIYSAGLMGNLLIVIITTMDRRLHTPMYFFIRNLSIVDACFISITVPPASINALVNNRIISVPGCATQIFLLVWMAYVEYTLLTVMAHDRYVAICHPLLYPVIMKPRACMHMTLTCLFTGLLYAGLHTGLTFQLSFCQSNVIHQFFCDIPSLLKISCSEIFFNLVSILVSVLVVGAGCFAFIIVSYIRIFSTVLRFPVKEDQKKAFSTCIPHIIVVSLFLISTSYMXPTTIFRFWVH, encoded by the exons ATGTCTAACTTGAACAACTCAATAACTGGATTTCTCCTTATGGAGTTTTCTGACATCAGAGAGCTGCAGATCTtatattctttgcttttctttttcatttactcaGCAGGCCTGATGGGAAATCTCCTCATTGTTATCATTACTACCATGGACAGGAGACTCCATACCCCCATGTACTTTTTCATTAGGAATCTGTCTATTGTGGATGCCTGTTTCATATCAATAACTGTTCCCCCAGCATCTATTAATGCCCTGGTGAACAACAGAATTATTTCAGTTCCTGGATGTGCAACTCAGATATTTCTGCTAGTCTGGATGGCCTATGTTGAGTACACTTTGCTCACTGTCATGGCCCATGATCGTTATGTTGCCATCTGCCATCCACTTCTTTATCCAGTAATCATGAAGCCTCGTGCCTGCATGCACATGACCTTAACCTGCTTGTTCACTGGTCTTTTGTATGCAGGTCTCCATACTGGTTTGACATTTCAATTGTCTTTTTGCCAATCCAATGTGATACACCAGTTCTTCTGTGACATCCCCTCTCTACTCAAGATCTCTTGTTCAGAGATATTCTTCAATTTGGTATCTATACTTGTCTCTGTGCTGGTGGTTGGGGCTGGCTGCTTTGCTTTCATTATTGTATCCTATATTAGAATATTTTCCACTGTGCTCAGATTTCCAGtgaaagaagaccaaaaaaaagccTTCTCTACTTGCATCCCTCACATCATTgtagtttctttgtttcttatttctaCCTCCTACA CACCTACAACCATCTTCAGATTCTGGGTCCATTAA